From a region of the Pseudomonadaceae bacterium SI-3 genome:
- a CDS encoding selenoprotein, with translation MADTKPEIVITYCTQCQWMLRATWLAQELLSTFTDDLGKVSLVPATGGTFHITCDGVQIWERKLDGGFPEAKILKQRVRDQIDPERNMGHNDRA, from the coding sequence ATGGCCGATACCAAGCCCGAAATTGTGATCACCTATTGCACCCAGTGCCAGTGGATGCTGCGCGCGACATGGCTGGCTCAGGAGCTGCTTTCAACCTTTACGGATGACCTCGGCAAGGTGTCGCTCGTGCCCGCAACGGGCGGGACCTTTCATATCACCTGCGACGGTGTGCAGATATGGGAGCGCAAGCTGGACGGCGGCTTTCCTGAAGCCAAGATCTTGAAACAGCGGGTGCGGGACCAGATCGACCCGGAGCGAAATATGGGGCATAACGATCGGGCCTGA
- a CDS encoding LysR family transcriptional regulator translates to MIAALPSIVSRLRLKQLRLLIALDEQGSLHRAAEQVFISQPGATKSLHEIENTFGAELFTRNSQGLVPNDLGRCVIRYARLIHSDVAHLREEMVGILQGHGGRLSVGTIMGAVPMLMRALGQLRRKQPELSVEIVEDTSARLLGLVDQGRLDLAICRSSVSQRPDAYDCLTLHPEQLTVVAHPDHPARAATLELADLSIYRWVVYPANMPMRLLLEREFSQCGLEFPRYPVETASTFTMLSLLQEDPELVAVMPLAVAEFSERFGMIRRLPLNLQSRSEPYGVIARHGSTLSAAAQLLLEELQTEQLSV, encoded by the coding sequence ATGATTGCCGCCCTCCCCTCCATTGTTTCTCGCCTCAGGCTCAAGCAGCTGCGGTTACTGATTGCGCTGGATGAGCAGGGCTCGCTGCACCGCGCGGCCGAGCAGGTCTTCATCAGCCAACCTGGCGCGACCAAATCGCTGCATGAGATCGAAAATACCTTCGGAGCCGAGCTCTTCACCCGCAATAGCCAAGGATTGGTGCCCAACGATCTGGGCCGCTGCGTGATCCGCTACGCCCGGTTGATTCACAGCGACGTGGCGCACCTGCGCGAAGAAATGGTGGGAATTCTGCAGGGTCATGGCGGCCGGCTTTCCGTTGGGACCATCATGGGTGCCGTACCGATGCTGATGCGCGCACTCGGCCAGTTGCGGCGCAAGCAGCCGGAGCTTTCGGTCGAGATCGTCGAGGATACGAGCGCGCGGCTGCTGGGTCTGGTCGATCAGGGCCGGCTCGATCTGGCGATCTGCCGCAGCAGCGTCAGCCAGCGCCCGGACGCCTACGACTGTCTGACGCTACACCCAGAACAATTGACGGTCGTGGCCCACCCAGACCATCCGGCGCGCGCCGCCACGCTCGAACTGGCCGACCTTAGCATCTACCGTTGGGTGGTCTACCCAGCGAACATGCCCATGCGCCTGCTGCTCGAACGCGAGTTCAGTCAATGTGGGCTGGAATTCCCGCGTTACCCGGTCGAAACCGCCTCGACCTTCACCATGCTCAGCCTCTTGCAGGAGGATCCCGAACTGGTGGCGGTCATGCCATTGGCCGTGGCCGAATTCAGCGAGAGGTTCGGCATGATCCGCCGCTTGCCATTGAATCTGCAGTCACGCAGCGAGCCCTATGGCGTGATAGCCCGCCACGGCAGCACGCTGTCAGCAGCGGCGCAGCTGCTATTGGAAGAATTGCAGACCGAGCAGCTGTCGGTCTGA
- a CDS encoding FAH family protein, whose protein sequence is MRLIQFESELGCRHVGLVADERIEVLTGVTSTRELALAAIREHRSLVEHVQSQAREAGPLYRELLEAGRVLPPLDHEDTAHCLVSGTGLTHMGSAATRDKMHQQGEQDEAKLTDSMQMFRWGMQGGRPKSGGVGAQPEWFYKGDGSIVVRPGADFPAPDFAEDYGEEPELTGLYVIGDDGQPYRLGFALGNEFSDHVLERKNYLYLAHSKLRYCSFGPELRVGPLPAHLAGVSRIRRGEQVLWEKEFLSGEENMCHTLENLEYHHFKYAQFLRPGDVHVHFFGTATLSFADGIKAQAGDQFEVSLDEFGAPLRNGISICRSGISPGGVKPL, encoded by the coding sequence ATGCGGTTGATTCAATTCGAGAGCGAACTGGGTTGCAGGCACGTGGGGCTGGTAGCCGACGAGCGAATCGAGGTCCTAACTGGCGTCACCAGCACGCGCGAGTTGGCTTTGGCAGCCATACGCGAGCATCGCAGCCTCGTTGAGCACGTCCAGTCCCAGGCACGCGAAGCCGGTCCGCTGTACCGCGAGCTGCTCGAGGCAGGGCGGGTGCTGCCGCCGCTCGACCATGAAGACACTGCCCATTGCCTGGTCAGCGGCACGGGTCTAACCCACATGGGTAGCGCCGCGACTCGCGACAAAATGCATCAACAGGGCGAGCAGGACGAAGCCAAGCTCACCGATTCGATGCAGATGTTCCGCTGGGGTATGCAAGGCGGTCGCCCGAAGTCAGGCGGCGTTGGTGCCCAGCCTGAATGGTTCTACAAGGGAGACGGCAGCATTGTGGTGCGTCCCGGTGCGGACTTCCCGGCGCCTGATTTTGCCGAGGACTACGGCGAAGAGCCCGAGCTCACCGGCCTCTATGTAATCGGGGATGACGGCCAGCCGTACCGCTTGGGCTTCGCCCTGGGCAACGAGTTTTCGGATCACGTGCTTGAGCGCAAGAACTACCTTTATCTTGCGCACTCGAAGTTGCGCTACTGCTCGTTTGGTCCCGAGTTGCGGGTAGGGCCATTGCCGGCGCACTTGGCTGGAGTCAGTCGTATTCGCCGAGGCGAACAAGTGCTGTGGGAGAAAGAGTTTCTGTCCGGCGAGGAAAACATGTGTCACACGCTGGAAAACCTTGAGTATCACCATTTCAAATATGCACAGTTCCTGCGCCCCGGCGATGTTCACGTGCATTTTTTCGGGACAGCGACGCTCTCGTTCGCGGACGGAATCAAAGCCCAGGCGGGCGATCAGTTTGAGGTCAGCCTGGATGAGTTTGGCGCACCACTGCGCAACGGCATCAGCATTTGCCGTTCGGGTATTTCCCCAGGCGGCGTGAAGCCACTCTGA
- a CDS encoding aldehyde dehydrogenase (NADP(+)) has product MPNISGQNYIAGTRSAQGSVVVQSVDASTGEALPYEFHQATEDEVNAAAQAAASAYPEYRALPAGRRADFLDAIADELDALGDDFVALVCRETALPAGRIQGERGRTSGQMRLFAKVLRRGDFLGARIDRALPERKPLPRPDLRQCRMGLGPVAVFGASNFPLAFSTAGGDTASALAAGCPVVFKAHSGHMVTAECVADAVIRAAEKTGMPKGVFNMIYGGGVGEWLVKHPLIQAVGFTGSLRGGRALCDMAAARPQPIPVFAEMSSINPVVLMPDALKSRGDAIANELTASVVMGCGQFCTNPGLVIGVRSPEFSEFLERLVGFMNEQPAQTMLNAGTLSSYGKGVQHLQSHPGISHLAGQDQQGSQAQPQLFKADAKLLVEGDPLLQEEVFGPTTVVVEVNDKAELMRALSGLHGQLTATLIAESTDLADAADLVALLEQKAGRILLNGYPTGVEVCDAMVHGGPYPATSDARGTSVGTLAIDRFLRPVCYQNFPDALLPDALKNTNPLGIKRLVDGETTEAAL; this is encoded by the coding sequence ATGCCGAATATCAGCGGTCAGAACTACATAGCCGGGACCCGCAGCGCGCAGGGTTCGGTTGTCGTCCAGAGCGTCGACGCCAGCACCGGCGAAGCATTGCCGTATGAATTTCATCAGGCGACCGAAGACGAAGTGAATGCCGCGGCGCAAGCGGCAGCCAGCGCCTATCCAGAGTACCGAGCGCTGCCTGCTGGCAGGCGAGCCGACTTCCTCGATGCCATTGCCGACGAGCTGGATGCATTGGGCGATGACTTCGTTGCGCTGGTCTGCCGCGAGACAGCATTGCCAGCAGGTCGAATCCAGGGTGAGCGTGGCCGTACCAGCGGGCAGATGCGGCTGTTTGCCAAGGTGCTGCGCCGCGGAGACTTTCTGGGCGCACGAATCGACCGAGCGCTGCCAGAACGCAAGCCGCTGCCACGCCCGGATCTTCGCCAGTGCCGCATGGGGCTGGGACCGGTTGCGGTATTCGGCGCGAGCAACTTCCCGTTGGCGTTTTCGACTGCCGGTGGCGACACCGCCTCTGCGTTGGCAGCCGGTTGCCCGGTGGTATTCAAGGCCCATAGCGGCCATATGGTGACGGCTGAATGCGTAGCCGACGCAGTGATTCGCGCGGCGGAGAAAACCGGCATGCCCAAGGGCGTGTTCAACATGATCTACGGCGGCGGTGTCGGTGAGTGGCTGGTCAAGCATCCGCTCATTCAGGCGGTAGGTTTCACCGGTTCGCTACGCGGCGGTCGTGCACTCTGTGACATGGCCGCCGCCCGTCCGCAGCCGATCCCGGTCTTTGCCGAGATGTCCAGCATCAACCCTGTAGTGCTGATGCCTGATGCGCTCAAGAGCCGCGGCGATGCCATCGCTAACGAGCTGACCGCATCGGTGGTGATGGGGTGTGGTCAGTTCTGCACCAATCCGGGTCTGGTCATTGGTGTTCGCTCGCCGGAGTTCAGCGAATTTCTGGAACGGCTGGTCGGCTTCATGAACGAGCAACCGGCGCAGACGATGCTCAATGCGGGCACGCTCAGCAGCTACGGAAAGGGCGTCCAGCATCTGCAAAGCCATCCGGGGATCAGCCACCTTGCCGGCCAGGACCAGCAGGGCAGCCAGGCGCAGCCGCAGCTGTTCAAGGCTGACGCAAAGCTGCTGGTCGAGGGGGATCCGCTGTTGCAGGAGGAGGTGTTCGGCCCGACCACCGTTGTGGTGGAAGTGAATGACAAGGCTGAGCTGATGCGCGCCCTGTCAGGCTTGCATGGCCAGCTCACCGCGACGCTCATCGCTGAATCTACTGACCTGGCGGACGCCGCCGATCTGGTAGCGCTGCTGGAGCAGAAGGCCGGACGGATACTGCTCAATGGCTATCCGACCGGAGTGGAAGTCTGTGATGCCATGGTTCATGGCGGGCCTTATCCTGCCACCTCGGATGCCCGGGGTACGTCAGTCGGCACCTTGGCGATCGACCGCTTCCTGCGCCCGGTCTGCTATCAAAACTTCCCGGATGCGCTGCTGCCGGACGCGCTGAAGAACACCAACCCGCTGGGTATCAAGCGCTTGGTGGATGGTGAAACCACCGAAGCGGCGCTCTGA
- a CDS encoding LysR family transcriptional regulator, producing the protein MAALGDTGNLNRAAAGLGISQPAISKLLKELEDGLGVELFERHARGVVPTLYGEAMIRHAKRMLNTLDRAYSEVDALRHGQQGHVRIGTILTPCAELLPEVIRRAKLGFPELEVTIRTGSSRDLLAILDDGELDFLVARFFASSQQVDLHFEPLAKEPLQICARAGLIKSPMSRAQLNAADWVLPPVGSVLRQEFDALFQRVGMRPPRKVVNAENLLMVTTLVEKDDMLTVLPRDVLAHYARYGMLEEIEVDASIDADLNHGLMAYGIITKTPQQLSPAAASVLELLRDTAQQMGLGHGTAQR; encoded by the coding sequence CTGGCCGCTCTTGGTGATACCGGTAATCTCAATCGTGCTGCCGCCGGCTTGGGCATTTCCCAGCCGGCAATCTCGAAGCTTCTGAAGGAGTTGGAAGACGGGCTTGGCGTTGAGCTGTTCGAACGACATGCCCGCGGCGTAGTCCCGACGCTGTATGGCGAAGCGATGATTCGTCACGCCAAGCGCATGCTTAATACGTTGGATAGAGCCTACAGTGAGGTCGATGCACTGCGTCACGGGCAACAGGGCCATGTGCGCATCGGCACCATCCTGACGCCCTGCGCAGAGCTGCTGCCAGAGGTGATCCGACGCGCCAAGCTTGGTTTTCCAGAGTTGGAAGTTACCATCCGCACCGGCTCAAGCCGCGATTTGCTGGCGATCCTGGACGATGGGGAGTTGGACTTTCTGGTCGCGCGCTTTTTTGCCAGCAGTCAGCAAGTCGACTTGCACTTCGAGCCATTGGCCAAGGAGCCCTTGCAGATCTGTGCGCGCGCCGGGTTGATCAAAAGCCCTATGTCTCGCGCGCAACTGAACGCCGCTGACTGGGTGCTACCCCCAGTCGGCAGTGTGTTGCGACAGGAGTTTGATGCGCTGTTCCAGCGCGTCGGCATGCGCCCGCCACGAAAGGTCGTGAATGCGGAGAACCTGCTGATGGTGACCACGTTGGTCGAGAAGGACGACATGCTGACCGTCCTGCCACGCGATGTGCTAGCGCACTACGCGCGCTACGGCATGTTGGAGGAGATCGAGGTCGATGCGAGCATCGACGCCGATCTGAACCACGGGCTGATGGCCTACGGCATCATCACCAAGACCCCGCAACAACTTTCGCCGGCCGCCGCCAGCGTGCTGGAACTGCTGCGCGATACCGCGCAGCAGATGGGGCTAGGTCACGGAACGGCACAGCGTTAG
- a CDS encoding C4-dicarboxylate ABC transporter substrate-binding protein: MQFNVQRFGFGLAATLILASGSAFAKQEWKFQINVNAGDDEYRIAQEWAKSVGEKTNGEITVEVLPTGTIVGNNETLDAVGAGIIQGHITDPGYFSGKNPAFAVYGNMVGAWSGPAPFLDYMRNAGGEAGYNRLVEPYNVHLIRAGAVGAESLISKRKIETLDDLKGLKVRAPEGMVSNIFKLVGAAPVNLPTSEVYTGLEKGVIDAADYTVFSTNYQQGYHKYAPFAVYPGFHSMPMKDISVNKALWDDLSPEQQKILEDSVDAFTEQLVTDLQKKDEEQVALARQKGDVTLTSLPEDEVKKFRQSARDEWSRWRDRSPQAKEAVDSIQGYLQEKGML; this comes from the coding sequence ATGCAGTTTAACGTCCAGCGTTTCGGGTTTGGTCTCGCAGCCACTTTGATCCTCGCGTCCGGCAGTGCCTTTGCCAAGCAGGAATGGAAATTCCAGATCAACGTCAACGCCGGCGATGACGAATACCGCATCGCTCAGGAGTGGGCAAAAAGTGTCGGCGAGAAAACCAATGGTGAAATCACCGTAGAGGTTCTGCCAACCGGCACCATTGTCGGTAACAACGAGACACTGGATGCCGTCGGAGCCGGCATCATTCAGGGCCACATCACCGATCCTGGCTATTTCTCCGGTAAAAATCCTGCGTTCGCGGTATACGGCAACATGGTCGGTGCCTGGAGCGGCCCGGCCCCGTTCCTGGATTACATGCGCAATGCTGGCGGCGAGGCGGGTTACAACCGTCTGGTGGAGCCGTACAACGTTCACCTTATCCGTGCTGGCGCTGTGGGCGCAGAGTCCCTGATTAGCAAGCGCAAGATCGAAACCCTCGACGACCTCAAAGGCCTGAAAGTGCGAGCGCCGGAAGGCATGGTTTCGAATATCTTCAAGCTGGTCGGTGCAGCGCCGGTGAACCTGCCGACCTCCGAGGTCTATACCGGGCTGGAAAAAGGCGTGATCGATGCAGCCGACTACACGGTGTTTTCCACCAATTACCAGCAGGGCTACCACAAGTACGCGCCGTTCGCCGTCTATCCCGGCTTCCACTCGATGCCGATGAAGGACATCTCGGTTAACAAGGCGCTATGGGATGACCTGTCGCCGGAGCAACAGAAGATCCTCGAAGACTCGGTCGATGCCTTCACCGAGCAGCTGGTCACTGATCTGCAGAAGAAAGACGAGGAGCAGGTTGCATTGGCCAGACAGAAAGGCGATGTGACGCTGACTTCGCTTCCCGAGGATGAGGTGAAGAAATTTCGCCAGTCCGCGCGGGACGAATGGTCGCGCTGGCGTGACCGCAGCCCCCAGGCGAAGGAGGCGGTGGATTCCATCCAGGGCTACCTGCAGGAGAAGGGCATGCTCTGA
- a CDS encoding C4-dicarboxylate ABC transporter permease: protein MLDRGIRRGGQVIAWLVFIAMLVSVFEVVMRYGFNSPTEWAHETTTFLVAAIFALGGPYALATNRHIQIRILLDRLSPRKRSWLELLNLALGILFCLAIGYAAWVLAYNATHAPDGSWRLETSGSSWNQPLPAFTKIVVLVSIALMAVQQVVRIATYRRARLDGDGKP from the coding sequence ATGCTTGATCGTGGCATTCGACGTGGCGGTCAGGTAATTGCCTGGCTGGTGTTCATCGCCATGCTGGTCAGTGTGTTTGAAGTCGTCATGCGCTACGGCTTCAACTCGCCCACTGAATGGGCGCACGAGACCACGACCTTCCTCGTCGCGGCCATCTTCGCCCTGGGCGGACCCTATGCACTGGCGACCAACCGGCACATCCAGATACGCATCCTGCTCGACCGCCTTTCACCACGTAAGCGCAGCTGGCTGGAATTGCTGAACCTGGCGCTGGGCATCCTGTTTTGCCTGGCGATCGGCTATGCCGCCTGGGTGCTGGCCTACAACGCCACCCACGCGCCCGATGGCAGCTGGCGGCTGGAGACGTCGGGATCGTCCTGGAACCAGCCTTTGCCTGCATTCACCAAGATAGTCGTGCTGGTCTCCATCGCGCTTATGGCGGTGCAGCAAGTGGTGCGAATCGCGACTTACCGGCGTGCGCGTCTCGATGGGGATGGCAAGCCATGA
- a CDS encoding C4-dicarboxylate ABC transporter permease translates to MSIEIATYLMIFAIFALLVLGLPLAFVTGLVAAGFTLGWFGPVAVPLVASRLFGFITEYSLVAVPMFVFMAGLLDRSGLARDLFNAMRFFAGRLPGGVAVQTIVVAFFLAAISGIIGGEIVLLGVLALPQMLRLGYDKRIAIGVVCAGGSLGTMVPPSIVLIIYGLIASVSIADLFKAAIVPAALLMGSYMLYVVVMCMRYPHMGGAHLEKDSSLPRLTLGEAFKGMFFPIAIAGLVLGSIYAGIASVTEAAAMGAMGVLLAVLVRGEFSIKLLQESLTQTLETCGMIVWIGIGAACLVGVYNLMGGNRFVSSAITGLEVAPFVIVLVMMLIFLLLGMFLDWIGIAMLCLPIFVPIVVELGYDPVWFGILFAVSMQVSYISPPFGPAAFYLKSVAPPDITLTDIFRSMVPFIVIQIAVLGLLLYFPAISTWLL, encoded by the coding sequence ATGAGTATTGAGATCGCTACGTACCTGATGATCTTCGCGATCTTCGCTCTGCTGGTGCTGGGGCTGCCGCTGGCATTCGTCACAGGCCTGGTCGCTGCCGGCTTTACCTTGGGCTGGTTCGGCCCGGTGGCCGTGCCGCTAGTAGCCAGCCGCCTGTTCGGTTTCATCACTGAATATTCGTTGGTGGCGGTGCCGATGTTTGTGTTTATGGCCGGCTTGCTGGACCGGTCAGGGCTGGCGCGGGATCTGTTCAACGCCATGCGCTTCTTCGCCGGGCGCCTGCCGGGAGGGGTGGCAGTGCAGACCATCGTGGTGGCGTTCTTTCTCGCTGCCATCTCCGGAATCATTGGAGGCGAAATCGTCCTGCTCGGTGTGCTGGCGTTGCCGCAAATGCTGCGGCTGGGCTACGACAAGCGCATCGCCATCGGTGTGGTCTGCGCCGGCGGTTCGCTGGGTACCATGGTGCCGCCGTCCATCGTGCTCATCATTTACGGCTTGATTGCCAGTGTCTCCATCGCTGATCTGTTCAAGGCAGCGATCGTTCCGGCAGCGCTGCTGATGGGCAGCTACATGCTCTACGTGGTGGTGATGTGCATGCGTTATCCGCATATGGGCGGTGCTCATCTGGAAAAAGACTCCAGCCTGCCGCGGCTCACCCTTGGCGAAGCCTTCAAAGGCATGTTCTTTCCGATTGCCATCGCCGGACTGGTGCTCGGCAGCATCTACGCCGGCATCGCCTCGGTGACGGAAGCGGCAGCCATGGGCGCGATGGGTGTACTGCTGGCGGTGCTGGTACGCGGTGAATTCAGCATCAAGTTGCTGCAGGAAAGCCTGACCCAGACCCTTGAAACCTGCGGCATGATCGTCTGGATCGGCATTGGCGCAGCCTGCCTGGTCGGGGTTTACAACCTCATGGGCGGCAACCGTTTCGTCTCTTCGGCGATCACCGGCCTTGAGGTTGCGCCTTTCGTCATCGTGCTGGTGATGATGCTGATCTTCCTCTTGCTGGGCATGTTCCTCGACTGGATCGGCATTGCCATGCTCTGCCTGCCGATCTTCGTGCCCATCGTTGTCGAGCTCGGCTACGACCCGGTGTGGTTCGGCATCCTCTTCGCGGTGAGCATGCAGGTGTCCTACATCTCGCCCCCGTTCGGGCCTGCGGCGTTCTATCTCAAAAGCGTGGCGCCGCCCGATATCACGCTGACCGACATCTTCCGCTCGATGGTGCCCTTCATCGTCATCCAGATCGCGGTACTCGGCCTGTTGCTCTACTTCCCAGCCATTTCGACCTGGCTGCTTTGA
- a CDS encoding dihydroxy-acid dehydratase (catalyzes the formation of 3-methyl-2-oxobutanoate from 2,3,-dihydroxy-3-methylbutanoate), which translates to MIDKRPLRSAQWFGTTDKNGFMYRSWMKNQGIPDHEFQGKPIIGICNTWSELTPCNAHFRKIAEHVKKGVLEAGGFPVEFPVFSNGESNLRPTAMLTRNLASMDVEESIRGNPVDAVVLLVGCDKTTPALLMGAASCDVPTIVVTGGPMLNGKHKGRDIGAGTIVWQMHEQYKAGQIDLNEFLSAEAGMSRSAGTCNTMGTASTMACMAEALGTSLPHNAAIPAVDSRRYVLAHLSGMRIVDMVHEDLRLSKVLTKEAFENAIRVNAAIGGSTNAVIHLKAIAGRIGVELELDDWTRIGRGMPTIVDLQPSGRFLMEEFYYAGGLPAVIRRLGENNLLPNPDALTVNGKTLWENCVQAPIYGEDEVIRALDNPLRKDGGICVLRGNLAPSGAVLKPSAATPELMKHRGRAVVFEDFDDYKARIADPDLDVDETCVLVMKNCGPKGYPGMAEVGNMGLPPKVLAKGITDMVRISDARMSGTAYGTVVLHVAPEAAAGGPLAVVCNGDFIELDCYEGRLHLDIPDAELQERLTAWKAPQGLLWDGGYRRLFVEHVMQADEGCDFDFLVGCRGAGVPRHSH; encoded by the coding sequence ATGATTGATAAACGCCCCCTGCGCTCCGCTCAATGGTTCGGCACTACCGACAAGAACGGTTTCATGTACCGCAGCTGGATGAAGAACCAGGGCATCCCAGATCATGAATTCCAAGGCAAGCCAATCATCGGCATCTGCAACACCTGGTCGGAATTGACCCCCTGCAACGCGCACTTTCGCAAAATCGCCGAGCACGTGAAGAAGGGCGTGCTAGAGGCCGGCGGTTTCCCGGTGGAGTTCCCAGTCTTCTCCAATGGTGAATCGAACCTGCGACCGACCGCCATGCTGACGCGCAACCTGGCCAGCATGGATGTCGAGGAATCGATTCGCGGTAACCCGGTCGATGCGGTGGTGCTGCTGGTCGGCTGCGACAAGACCACCCCGGCGCTGCTGATGGGGGCGGCGAGCTGTGATGTGCCGACCATCGTCGTCACCGGTGGGCCGATGCTCAACGGCAAGCACAAGGGCCGCGACATTGGTGCGGGCACTATCGTCTGGCAGATGCATGAGCAGTACAAGGCTGGGCAGATCGACCTCAACGAGTTCCTTTCCGCCGAGGCCGGCATGTCGCGTTCGGCGGGCACCTGCAACACCATGGGAACCGCCTCGACCATGGCCTGCATGGCCGAAGCACTGGGCACCTCATTGCCGCACAACGCGGCGATTCCGGCGGTGGACTCGCGTCGCTATGTGCTGGCGCACCTGTCCGGTATGCGCATCGTCGACATGGTTCACGAAGATTTGCGCTTGTCCAAGGTGCTGACCAAAGAGGCCTTCGAGAACGCCATCCGGGTCAACGCGGCCATCGGCGGCTCGACCAATGCGGTTATTCACCTCAAGGCCATCGCCGGGCGGATTGGCGTCGAGCTCGAGCTGGATGACTGGACGCGTATTGGCCGCGGCATGCCGACCATCGTCGACCTGCAGCCGTCGGGGCGCTTCCTGATGGAAGAGTTCTACTACGCCGGGGGATTGCCTGCGGTGATCCGCCGGCTGGGTGAGAATAATCTGCTGCCGAACCCTGACGCATTGACGGTCAACGGCAAGACACTTTGGGAAAACTGCGTGCAGGCCCCGATCTACGGCGAGGACGAGGTCATTCGTGCGCTGGATAATCCGCTGCGCAAGGACGGCGGCATCTGTGTGTTACGCGGCAATCTAGCCCCCAGCGGCGCTGTGCTGAAACCCTCGGCGGCGACCCCTGAATTGATGAAGCACCGCGGCCGTGCAGTAGTATTCGAGGACTTTGACGACTATAAGGCGCGCATTGCCGACCCCGATCTGGACGTCGACGAAACCTGCGTACTGGTCATGAAGAACTGTGGGCCGAAGGGTTATCCGGGAATGGCCGAGGTCGGCAACATGGGCCTACCGCCAAAAGTGCTGGCCAAGGGCATCACCGATATGGTGCGAATTTCCGACGCCCGAATGAGCGGTACCGCTTACGGAACCGTGGTATTGCACGTCGCGCCGGAGGCCGCCGCTGGCGGACCGCTGGCGGTGGTGTGTAACGGTGATTTCATCGAGCTGGACTGTTATGAGGGCCGCCTGCATCTGGATATACCGGATGCCGAACTGCAAGAGCGTCTGACTGCCTGGAAAGCCCCGCAGGGCCTGTTGTGGGACGGTGGATACCGGCGGCTGTTCGTCGAGCATGTCATGCAAGCCGACGAAGGTTGCGACTTCGACTTTCTGGTTGGCTGCCGCGGTGCCGGTGTACCACGGCATTCACATTGA
- a CDS encoding EamA family transporter, translated as MTHRNALLAIHFGALMFGLSGVFGKLADSTPLIITLGRAGFAVVALLLAARFLRSGGAAPSPRQRAGLLLGGLLLGGHWLTFFIAVKIGGVGIATLGFASFPAFTVLLEGVLFRERTRPIEFGMVALVCVGLLLVTPQFDLASESTLGLIYGILSGLMFALLSLLNRAVTRGVDPVQAALWQNCIILLCLLPFSWSSLPAVPAMDWLWLALLGVLCTGLAHSLFVASLKVLKARTTSVIFSLEPVYGIAIAWWLFNEQPSLGMLAGGALIILASVITSRLKAPSAATAASPLAKTP; from the coding sequence ATGACCCATCGCAACGCTTTGCTGGCGATCCACTTCGGCGCGCTGATGTTCGGGCTCTCCGGTGTCTTCGGAAAGCTGGCCGATAGCACGCCTCTGATCATTACCCTTGGCCGGGCAGGCTTTGCTGTCGTGGCGCTTTTACTGGCCGCACGATTCCTGCGTAGCGGTGGCGCGGCCCCAAGCCCACGCCAGCGGGCCGGACTGCTCCTCGGTGGGCTGTTGCTCGGTGGCCACTGGCTCACCTTCTTCATCGCCGTGAAGATCGGCGGTGTCGGTATCGCCACACTGGGTTTTGCCAGCTTTCCGGCCTTTACCGTATTGCTGGAAGGGGTCCTGTTCCGCGAGCGCACCCGACCGATTGAGTTCGGCATGGTGGCCCTGGTTTGTGTCGGACTGCTACTGGTTACGCCACAATTCGACCTGGCTAGCGAAAGCACGCTGGGGCTGATTTACGGCATCCTCTCGGGGCTGATGTTTGCCCTGCTTTCATTGCTCAATCGCGCGGTTACCCGCGGCGTGGACCCGGTTCAGGCTGCGCTCTGGCAGAACTGCATCATTCTGCTGTGTCTCTTGCCTTTTTCATGGTCGTCACTGCCGGCCGTTCCGGCCATGGACTGGCTGTGGCTGGCCTTGCTCGGCGTGCTCTGCACCGGCCTCGCACACAGCCTGTTCGTGGCGAGCCTGAAAGTGTTGAAGGCTCGGACGACGTCGGTGATCTTCTCGCTGGAGCCGGTATATGGCATCGCTATCGCCTGGTGGCTGTTCAACGAACAACCTTCGCTGGGGATGCTCGCTGGCGGGGCTCTGATCATCCTCGCCTCGGTCATCACCAGCCGATTGAAGGCGCCATCTGCAGCAACCGCTGCCTCGCCATTGGCCAAAACGCCCTAG